One Lepisosteus oculatus isolate fLepOcu1 chromosome 13, fLepOcu1.hap2, whole genome shotgun sequence genomic region harbors:
- the LOC102698036 gene encoding uncharacterized protein isoform X2, translated as MLKCCLLMCLFRVISPDLISQPRSSVMVQLGKSATLECTIEQKHLSHLVWYKQVIAQAPSCILSSFGHSNLFTLYEGLKDTRFVMQKNGTRFNLHISKVEFSDIATYYCGAIRYTDLKFGNGTILLVKDDEARIWPVLSTLSKSLQSGDNTDKWCVMYRQTHTGNPNVSWFGHLLGQPFTQLTFTQGIVFQRSSEAGLPTQSCIYDLPKSNLSHSEAGIYYCAVATCGEIVFGNGTLHDEAHESACEHVAHSSSQHTQPDSSQHRNEETSTVTYASLEFKHIRTGMGHRRRELNKDTIYSNFMFQQWE; from the exons GAGTGATCTCGCCAGATTTGATATCTCAGCCCCGTTCCTCAGTGATGGTGCAGCTTGGAAAATCTGCCACTCTGGAGTGCACCATTGAACAAAAACATCTGAGTCACTTGGTCTGGTACAAACAGGTCATTGCACAGGCTCCCAGCTGCATCTTATCATCTTTTGGTCACAGTAATCTGTTTACATTATACGAAGGACTTAAAGATACACGTTTTGTCATGCAAAAGAATGGAACGAGATTTAATCTCCATATTTCAAAAGTTGAGTTTTCAGATATTGCTACATATTACTGTGGAGCAATACGATACACAGATCTGAAGTTTGGAAATGGAACTATACTGCTTGTTAAGG ATGATGAAGCCAGAATTTGGCCTGTCCTGTCAACTCTGTCTAAATCACTCCAGTCAGGGGACAATACTGATAAGTGGTGTGTgatgtacagacagacacatacAGGAAACCCAAATGTTTCATGGTTTGGGCATCTGTTAGGGCAGCCTTTCACACAATTGACTTTCACACAAGGAATTGTGTTTCAGAGAAGCTCAGAGGCTGGGCTTCCTACACAGAGCTGTATCTATGACCTCCCCAAAAGCAACCTCAGCCACTCTGAAGCTGGAATTTACTACTGCGCCGTGGCCACTTGTGGAGAGATCGTGTTTGGTAATGGAACACTACATGATGAAGCTCATG aaagtgcctgtGAACATGTGGCCCATTCCTCATCCCAGCACACACAACCTGACAGCTCCCAGCACCGG aatgagGAAACATCAACAGTTACTTATGCTTCCTTAGAATTCAAGCACATCAGGACTGGAATGGGACACAGGAGACGAGAACTAAACAAGGATACTATATACAGCAATTTCATGTTCCAACAATGGGAATAA
- the LOC102698036 gene encoding uncharacterized protein isoform X1, with protein MLKCCLLMCLFRVISPDLISQPRSSVMVQLGKSATLECTIEQKHLSHLVWYKQVIAQAPSCILSSFGHSNLFTLYEGLKDTRFVMQKNGTRFNLHISKVEFSDIATYYCGAIRYTDLKFGNGTILLVKDDEARIWPVLSTLSKSLQSGDNTDKWCVMYRQTHTGNPNVSWFGHLLGQPFTQLTFTQGIVFQRSSEAGLPTQSCIYDLPKSNLSHSEAGIYYCAVATCGEIVFGNGTLHDEAHVYQSHDSRQFLVVLGLGILNGVLVVVIAVLWYGYSQLAHCGCCVESACEHVAHSSSQHTQPDSSQHRNEETSTVTYASLEFKHIRTGMGHRRRELNKDTIYSNFMFQQWE; from the exons GAGTGATCTCGCCAGATTTGATATCTCAGCCCCGTTCCTCAGTGATGGTGCAGCTTGGAAAATCTGCCACTCTGGAGTGCACCATTGAACAAAAACATCTGAGTCACTTGGTCTGGTACAAACAGGTCATTGCACAGGCTCCCAGCTGCATCTTATCATCTTTTGGTCACAGTAATCTGTTTACATTATACGAAGGACTTAAAGATACACGTTTTGTCATGCAAAAGAATGGAACGAGATTTAATCTCCATATTTCAAAAGTTGAGTTTTCAGATATTGCTACATATTACTGTGGAGCAATACGATACACAGATCTGAAGTTTGGAAATGGAACTATACTGCTTGTTAAGG ATGATGAAGCCAGAATTTGGCCTGTCCTGTCAACTCTGTCTAAATCACTCCAGTCAGGGGACAATACTGATAAGTGGTGTGTgatgtacagacagacacatacAGGAAACCCAAATGTTTCATGGTTTGGGCATCTGTTAGGGCAGCCTTTCACACAATTGACTTTCACACAAGGAATTGTGTTTCAGAGAAGCTCAGAGGCTGGGCTTCCTACACAGAGCTGTATCTATGACCTCCCCAAAAGCAACCTCAGCCACTCTGAAGCTGGAATTTACTACTGCGCCGTGGCCACTTGTGGAGAGATCGTGTTTGGTAATGGAACACTACATGATGAAGCTCATG tatACCAGAGCCATGATTCCAGGCAATTTCTGGTGGTTTTGGGTTTGGGAATCCTGAATGGTGTTCTTGTTGTTGTGATTGCTGTCCTGTGGTATGGATACTCCCAGTTAGCCCATTGTGGCTGCTGTGTGG aaagtgcctgtGAACATGTGGCCCATTCCTCATCCCAGCACACACAACCTGACAGCTCCCAGCACCGG aatgagGAAACATCAACAGTTACTTATGCTTCCTTAGAATTCAAGCACATCAGGACTGGAATGGGACACAGGAGACGAGAACTAAACAAGGATACTATATACAGCAATTTCATGTTCCAACAATGGGAATAA
- the LOC102698036 gene encoding uncharacterized protein isoform X3, whose amino-acid sequence MELYCLLRRSSEAGLPTQSCIYDLPKSNLSHSEAGIYYCAVATCGEIVFGNGTLHDEAHVYQSHDSRQFLVVLGLGILNGVLVVVIAVLWYGYSQLAHCGCCVESACEHVAHSSSQHTQPDSSQHRNEETSTVTYASLEFKHIRTGMGHRRRELNKDTIYSNFMFQQWE is encoded by the exons ATGGAACTATACTGCTTGTTAAGG AGAAGCTCAGAGGCTGGGCTTCCTACACAGAGCTGTATCTATGACCTCCCCAAAAGCAACCTCAGCCACTCTGAAGCTGGAATTTACTACTGCGCCGTGGCCACTTGTGGAGAGATCGTGTTTGGTAATGGAACACTACATGATGAAGCTCATG tatACCAGAGCCATGATTCCAGGCAATTTCTGGTGGTTTTGGGTTTGGGAATCCTGAATGGTGTTCTTGTTGTTGTGATTGCTGTCCTGTGGTATGGATACTCCCAGTTAGCCCATTGTGGCTGCTGTGTGG aaagtgcctgtGAACATGTGGCCCATTCCTCATCCCAGCACACACAACCTGACAGCTCCCAGCACCGG aatgagGAAACATCAACAGTTACTTATGCTTCCTTAGAATTCAAGCACATCAGGACTGGAATGGGACACAGGAGACGAGAACTAAACAAGGATACTATATACAGCAATTTCATGTTCCAACAATGGGAATAA